The Malus sylvestris chromosome 14, drMalSylv7.2, whole genome shotgun sequence genome segment ACAACTTTAACGTCGAAAAGAAGATTTAAGGAAGGTGGTTTTCTTATTAGTTAGAATTTCTACAATGCGTGTTGCATTCTTTACCTAAATAAGTTTTTATGTTTGTCACATTGGTTATGAAAGCTCACGGTCAAATTAATAAACGGTAATGAAAGCAGAAAACATGAGACAAAAAATAGCAGTTGATTGTATGTAGGAGGAAATCGCACTTAAATTTCATTAATAacattaaacttgacatggattaCCACAACCATACGACTACGGACTATCACACAACAAGAACACAAAGGACTATCACACAACAAGAACACAAAGgaaacaaaagaacttaaaCAAAAGTTGACAAACAAACAACCACCCACATCAGACAACAGAAAGCTAATTGGCAAGTTAGTCACCATAAGTGATAATGCTGTCCATAATCTTGGCCACCACCTCCTTCGAATCCCTCAgtttttttatgcttttgttAAGCTTCTCACGCTTTACTGCCACTGCCGGCGACTCCTCCAACATCCTCTCAATTCCCCCACCGTAAGGTCCCATCAACTCATTCACAATCTCAGCTTCCATTTCTTTGTTCACAAGGTTGAAAACAGACAGCTGCAAGTGCAATGCCATGGAGTCCACAAGCCTCCTCAAAACAACCTTCCAATAAGCAATCATTCTCATTTTAAGGTCATAAGCTTGAGCTAACACATGCGGGTACTTCCTCAGAACACCGACTTCAACTTCCCCAATGCCTTCTATAGTTATGATAGAAGGTTTATTCTCGTCAGTTAAGACTCCATGAATGAATTGATTCTGACTAGCCATCAACTTGTTCCATTCGGAAACATAATCACCATCACATGTATAATCCGTCAGCTTTTCCATCTCTACAAGCTCCAGCATCCACTTGATTGACCTTTCCTTCATCTTTGCCATTAGATTATGGCCGGCACGCCTGGCTGACAGCTGCAGCTGATGATAGTTCTCCGTATAATGCATCAACACAGAAATAACCACCTTTTCAATGTAGCTCCACACTTTTTCCTCAAATGCAATCGGAATACTCGAAATTTCCTTCACTTTTCCCTGCAAGATAATGAGGAAAGCATTGCGTGGAAGGAAGTTCGGAAGTGAAATACCTTTGGACTCCTCCAAGATCTTGATCTCCTCCATCAAGAAGTTGCTCTTTGCATCAGCTTCAGCACATATGTGAAGTTCATCCGAGTACTGGTTGAGCATCTCAACCAATCTAGCAGTGCAGTGCATGTGATTGTCGTCCGCATAGTCCTCAAATTCTCCTCTCAAAAGAATCTTCCTAAGCGATTCCTTAGCCAAGCCAATGATTTGCATAAAGGCTGTTATGGCCTCGGCAACAGATGAAAGACTCTTTGGCATTTTGTTCAGCTCCATAATGCAGAAGTTCAGCctgtcattgatcttcttcactaTCTCGGGTATATTTCTTGCTATGCTGTTTGCTTGAATTTGGACCAGCTTCTGTGCTAAAACTGGAATACCGACAATGGACTTGTCAATCTTCGAAAGCAGAGGATGGGTTTGAAATAGTTCATGAGCCATCGCCGCTGCCTCCTCATAAGTTTCGTCACCAATCCTGTTCCTTACACAGACATAACCAAGACCAATGTTTACGTCATCTCCAGTGACCTTTTCAAGTAGTCCTTCCGGTGCCTTGTCCACTTTCGTAACCACAGCGAGCGTCCTCTCACCAGTTTTATCTACACTTTGTGACATCCGGATTGACTCACACGTAGTAAAATCCACCGTAGCAGACAATACATTCAGAATAATACTTTCCTCCGGCTTAATATATTCCATGATCATATCTTTGATCTGATCATAGATATTTTCAGGTTGGCCATGGACCGGAACCCTTGTGATTCCCGGAAGATCAACCATAGTCAGATCCGGAACCCCATTCTTCTTCACCAACAAAGTAAGTGGCGTGTTCGAAATTCCCTTACCTCCCCCCGCAATAGAATTAGTAGCTTTCACAATATCTTTGGCGATATTGTCTTCATCAGTACGATCAACTCTGCCATTGTACTCCAAGGAAAGTTCAGGCTGAGGACTCGAGTGGTGTTCCAGCCTCATAATAAGAGGCACTCTCGTGCAGATGCCTTGGCCCCGAGGTAGGCTGATGCCGGCCAAGGATTCGAGCACGCTAGACTTCCCGGATGACTGGTCTCCGACCACCACAATCGTTGGCAGCTGAATGCCTTCATCCATCACCATCAAGCTGCGTAACTTGTCTACCGCATCCAGAAGAGGGCGGATCTTGTCGTTGTAGGACGACACAATGGGTGCGCATTTGAGAGGTACTGCGTCTAGTTCTACCTGAACCATTGCGAGGGAGCCTTCACCGTTTAAAACTGTGTAACTCGATTCCATTTGCCTTCGTCCGTCTGTTTCTGAATTATAGCAAGTCAAAACAATGGTGAAAAATCTAGAGGGAAACCGAGATTgtagagagatgagagagaattCGAAGATGGAGTAAAATGTTCTGTGTTGAGTTTAT includes the following:
- the LOC126600103 gene encoding dynamin-related protein 4C-like isoform X2, which produces MESSYTVLNGEGSLAMVQVELDAVPLKCAPIVSSYNDKIRPLLDAVDKLRSLMVMDEGIQLPTIVVVGDQSSGKSSVLESLAGISLPRGQGICTRVPLIMRLEHHSSPQPELSLEYNGRVDRTDEDNIAKDIVKATNSIAGGGKGISNTPLTLLVKKNGVPDLTMVDLPGITRVPVHGQPENIYDQIKDMIMEYIKPEESIILNVLSATVDFTTCESIRMSQSVDKTGERTLAVVTKVDKAPEGLLEKVTGDDVNIGLGYVCVRNRIGDETYEEAAAMAHELFQTHPLLSKIDKSIVGIPVLAQKLVQIQANSIARNIPEIVKKINDRLNFCIMELNKMPKSLSSVAEAITAFMQIIGLAKESLRKILLRGEFEDYADDNHMHCTARLVEMLNQYSDELHICAEADAKSNFLMEEIKILEESKGISLPNFLPRNAFLIILQGKVKEISSIPIAFEEKVWSYIEKVVISVLMHYTENYHQLQLSARRAGHNLMAKMKERSIKWMLELVEMEKLTDYTCDGDYVSEWNKLMASQNQFIHGVLTDENKPSIITIEGIGEVEVGVLRKYPHVLAQAYDLKMRMIAYWKVVLRRLVDSMALHLQLSVFNLVNKEMEAEIVNELMGPYGGGIERMLEESPAVAVKREKLNKSIKKLRDSKEVVAKIMDSITTYGD